A single genomic interval of Ramlibacter sp. harbors:
- a CDS encoding glutathione S-transferase: MLHVWGRLSSINVRKVVWTVQALGLTHQRTDAGGPFGIVHSPDYLARNPNALVPLIEDDGFTLWESNVIVRYLCARYSSGQLYPEGLPARFDAERWMDWQQTTLNPAGRDAFVQLVRRPGGQVDAARVDASVAATGPLLDLLDAHLARRPFMAGDTLTMADIPVACEIHRWWGLPLARAPRPHLERWYQQMLDHPASRGVLDLPLS; this comes from the coding sequence GGGGCCGCCTGAGTTCGATCAACGTCCGCAAGGTGGTCTGGACGGTGCAGGCCCTGGGCCTGACCCACCAGCGCACCGACGCCGGCGGGCCGTTTGGCATCGTGCACAGCCCCGACTACCTGGCACGCAACCCGAACGCGCTGGTGCCCCTGATCGAGGACGACGGCTTCACGCTGTGGGAGTCCAACGTGATCGTGCGCTACCTCTGCGCCCGGTATTCAAGCGGCCAGCTTTACCCTGAAGGACTGCCCGCGCGCTTTGACGCCGAGCGCTGGATGGACTGGCAGCAGACCACGTTGAACCCGGCGGGCCGCGACGCCTTTGTGCAGCTGGTCCGGCGCCCCGGCGGCCAGGTGGACGCTGCCAGGGTGGACGCCTCGGTGGCGGCCACCGGGCCGCTGCTGGACCTGCTGGACGCCCACCTGGCCCGCCGCCCCTTCATGGCGGGCGACACGCTGACCATGGCCGACATTCCCGTGGCCTGCGAGATCCACCGCTGGTGGGGCCTGCCGCTGGCCAGGGCGCCGCGCCCGCATCTTGAGCGCTGGTACCAGCAGATGCTGGACCACCCCGCCTCGCGCGGCGTGCTCGACCTCCCCCTGTCCTGA